The following proteins come from a genomic window of Miscanthus floridulus cultivar M001 chromosome 2, ASM1932011v1, whole genome shotgun sequence:
- the LOC136516268 gene encoding protein NUCLEAR FUSION DEFECTIVE 4-like — MVFASGSGAGGAAGRPQVLTARFVRQVVLGRWFMVFACLLILSASGATYIFSIYSKVLKSSLGYDQRTLNTLSFFKDLGANVGVLSGLINEVTPPWVVLAMGAAMNLAGYLMIYLAIDGRTARPPVWLMCIYICVGANSQSFANTGALVTCVKNFPESRGVVLGLLKGFVGLSGAIFTQLYQAIYGDDAKSLVLLIAWLPAAISVLFVHTVRIMPYPRSSRRRGPSAATSNDAFFCFLYISIALAAYLLIMIVVQRQVNFSHAAFAVSSAALLLILFLPLAVVVKQEYKIQKELEESLREPPTVTVEKPAAAASLQLAVAQSMTTGTEAAEPSSTQPSRSSSCLGSCLRHMFSPPAQGEDYTILQALVSVDMLVLFLATICGVGGTLTAIDNMGQIGQSLGYPSKSINTFVSLISIWNYAGRVTAGFASEVFLERYKFPRPLMLTLVLLLSCVGHLLIAFGVPQSLYVSSVVIGFCFGAQWPLLFAIISEVFGLKYYSTLYNFGSVASPIGAYVLNVRVAGALYDAEAARQHGGSLAGAGDKTCIGVECFRKSFLIITAATVAGALVSLVLVWRTWNFYKGDIYAKFRESADANADAAEEEAESEDLKRPKETAEGEVGSTEVNGRKR; from the coding sequence ATGGTGTTCGCGTCCGGGtccggcgccggcggcgccgccggccggccgcAGGTGCTGACGGCGCGGTTCGTGCGGCAGGTGGTGCTGGGCCGGTGGTTCATGGTGTTCGCGTGCCTGCTCATCCTGTCGGCGTCGGGTGCGACGTACATCTTCAGCATCTACTCCAAGGTGCTCAAGTCGTCGCTGGGGTACGACCAGCGCACGCTCAACACGCTCTCCTTCTTCAAGGACCTGGGCGCCAACGTGGGCGTCCTCTCGGGGCTCATCAACGAGGTCACGCCGCCGTGGGTGGTGCTCGCCATGGGCGCCGCCATGAACCTGGCGGGCTACCTCATGATCTACCTCGCCATCGACGGGCGCACCGCCAGGCCCCCCGTCTGGCTCATGTGCATCTACATCTGCGTGGGCGCCAACTCCCAGTCCTTCGCCAACACCGGCGCGCTCGTCACCTGCGTCAAGAACTTCCCGGAGAGCCGCGGCGTCGTGCTCGGCCTGCTCAAGGGATTCGTCGGACTCAGCGGCGCCATCTTCACGCAGCTCTACCAAGCTATCTACGGCGACGACGCCAAGTCGCTTGTGCTGCTCATCGCCTGGCTCCCCGCCGCCATCTCCGTCCTCTTCGTCCACACCGTCCGCATCATGCCGTACCCGCGCTCCAGCCGACGCCGGGGACCATCGGCGGCCACCAGCAACGACGCCTTCTTCTGCTTCCTATACATCTCCATCGCGCTCGCGGCCTACCTCCTCATCATGATCGTCGTGCAGAGGCAGGTCAACTTCTCGCACGCCGCCTTCGCGGTCTCGTCCGCGGCGCTGCTCCTCATCCTCTTCCTGCCGCTCGCCGTCGTCGTCAAGCAGGAGTACAAGATCCAGAAGGAGCTCGAGGAGTCCCTCCGCGAGCCCCCCACGGTGACCGTGGAGAAACCAGCCGCCGCAGCCTCGCTACAGCTGGCGGTGGCTCAGAGCATGACGACGGGAACAGAGGCCGCCGAACCGTCGTCGACGCAGCCGTCCAGGTCCAGCAGCTGCCTGGGGTCTTGCCTTCGGCACATGTTCAGCCCGCCGGCGCAGGGGGAGGACTACACAATCCTGCAGGCGCTGGTAAGCGTGGACATGCTGGTGCTGTTCCTGGCCACCATCTGCGGCGTGGGCGGCACGCTGACGGCGATCGACAACATGGGGCAGATCGGGCAGTCGCTGGGCTACCCGTCCAAGAGCATCAACACCTTCGTCTCCCTCATCAGCATCTGGAACTACGCCGGGCGCGTCACCGCCGGGTTCGCGTCGGAGGTGTTCCTGGAGCGGTACAAGTTCCCGCGGCCGCTGATGCTCACGCTGGTGCTCCTGCTCTCGTGCGTCGGCCACCTCCTCATCGCCTTCGGCGTGCCGCAGTCGCTGTACGTGTCCTCCGTCGTGATCGGCTTCTGCTTCGGCGCGCAGTGGCCGCTGCTGTTCGCCATCATCTCCGAGGTGTTCGGGCTCAAGTACTACTCCACGCTCTACAACTTCGGGTCCGTGGCCAGCCCCATCGGCGCCTACGTGCTCAACGTCCGCGTCGCCGGGGCGCTCTACGACGCCGAGGCCGCCAGGCAGCACGGCGGGTCTCTGGCGGGCGCCGGCGACAAGACCTGCATCGGCGTGGAGTGCTTCCGCAAGTCGTTCCTCATCATcaccgccgccaccgtcgccggCGCGCTCGTGTCGCTGGTGCTGGTGTGGCGGACCTGGAACTTCTACAAGGGCGACATCTACGCCAAGTTCAGGGAAAGCGCCGACGCCAACGCCGATGCCGCCGAGGAGGAGGCGGAGTCGGAGGATCTGAAGCGGCCCAAGGAGACGGCGGAGGGGGAAGTCGGGTCAACGGAGGTTAACGGGAGGAAGCGGTAG